CTCTCTTATGACATATATGTGTGACACATAGAGTATATCGTAACACTTGGGGCCCACTTCAGCGGTGGGCAGGAGATACAAGTACAATGAAAAAAGATTGACCTTGTTTCCGAGTTATACGTGGAGCTGTTTAACATTATAGGAGATGACCATTGCGAAAATCTCCTATAACGTTAAGCAACTCCCGTCAAATAGGATACATGttgatataaacttttttcattGTTCTTATGTCTTCTGTCCACCGCTGAAATGGTTCCCAAATGTTACGATGTACACactgtatattattaatatataaaattagcataaaaaaattattttatataagaaaaaaggaaaatgggTATATACCTCGATAAAAGTAAAGCTTTTAGACTAGATAAATCATGTTTAAGTTCTTGCACCAATTGCGGGATAGTTGGATCCAACGCTTGATGCTGAGTCAGTTTTTGCACTTCACCTTCTACCTTCAAAATAGAGTCTTTGACTTCTTTCATAGAATTTTGGACGGTTTTATCTAATTCGGTTACCCTATCTTCTAcactcttcttctttctccgaCCAAACAAAAAGGGTTCTATAAATCtctgcaaaattagaaatttaattatatttcgataACATAAAacgaacatatatatatatatatatatatatatatatatatatatatatacacaagttCAATTAACAGAAAACCCAGAGAATGCAAAACCACATAATACTAaaaacttttcaaatattttgcacgaaagaaataaagatcttttaatttctctatACTCTCTCTCTATACAAAATACCTTATAAAACCAATATGCGCAATATACTGTCACGCCAATTAATGCAGTCGCATTAAAGAACTCTTTGACTTGCTGTAAAAATGTTGATTGGTAAACGCTCGTTTGACGATACGACTGAATAGATCCTGATGGCATTTGTACAGCAGTATATGGATTCTGACTTTGAATGGCATTGCGATCAACTATATTGTCAACAGACGCCAATTTGAAAGCTGTTTTAATCTCCTCATCCGTGAGGCCTTTCCTTTTAAGAAATTCTTGTTTTTGCATCAATGGACTCGACAACACTTTAGGGTTTTGTAGAAACTGCACTGCTGTTTTCAcctatgtaaattttaatatcttattatataagtttcatatatattc
The Temnothorax longispinosus isolate EJ_2023e chromosome 7, Tlon_JGU_v1, whole genome shotgun sequence DNA segment above includes these coding regions:
- the Pex14 gene encoding peroxisomal membrane protein PEX14; protein product: MTDQDTNNNTLPLRESLVKTAVQFLQNPKVLSSPLMQKQEFLKRKGLTDEEIKTAFKLASVDNIVDRNAIQSQNPYTAVQMPSGSIQSYRQTSVYQSTFLQQVKEFFNATALIGVTVYCAYWFYKRFIEPFLFGRRKKKSVEDRVTELDKTVQNSMKEVKDSILKVEGEVQKLTQHQALDPTIPQLVQELKHDLSSLKALLLSRKQFPTAPASIPPWQLGATNASQEKATEREDDAGSGSSTNNSDSSLEMIREDPPKE